One window of the Eucalyptus grandis isolate ANBG69807.140 chromosome 6, ASM1654582v1, whole genome shotgun sequence genome contains the following:
- the LOC104448981 gene encoding thioredoxin H1, with product MAGEGQVISCHTVDSWNQQLQTGAESKKLVVVDFSATWCGPCRLISPVLDNLARKLTDVIFLKVDVDELRSVAEDWAVEAMPTFIFIKEGAVVDKVVGANKDDLQMKIAKHAAATVTA from the exons ATGGCAGGTGAAGGGCAAGTGATTAGCTGCCACACCGTCGATTCTTGGAACCAGCAGCTCCAGACAGGAGCCGAAAGCAAGAAGCTG GTGGTGGTGGATTTTAGTGCTACATGGTGCGGTCCGTGTCGTCTCATTTCCCCAGTTCTGGACAACCTTGCGAGAAAGCTGACTGATGTCATTTTCCTGAAGGTCGACGTCGATGAATTAAGG TCTGTTGCTGAGGATTGGGCTGTGGAGGCGATGCCCACTTTTATCTTTATTAAAGAAGGCGCAGTAGTGGACAAGGTTGTTGGTGCAAATAAGGATGATTTGCAGATGAAGATCGCGAAACACGCAGCCGCTACCGTGACTGCTTGA
- the LOC104448983 gene encoding pentatricopeptide repeat-containing protein At1g19720, which produces MENLIIPCKSRLPVVVPPPPPPPSTPQPKQDTPLEFTTRPFISLSRKTHPRMADAHLNYLCRKGHLREAIAVLDYVGQNGLKVRPNTYAKLVESCIAENSIQLGRKVHAMVDLVEVLPLFVETKLVGMYAKCGSLDDARKVFDGMLERNLYTWSAMIGAYSREKRWREAVDMFYLMVEEGVMPDGFLFPKILQACGNAGDIRTGMLIHSIVIKSGMCSHERVTNTVLAVYAKCGELNSARRLFDSMEHKDTVTWNSLISGYCQKGEMDEAYRLFDAMQKEGTKPGLVTWNVLIAGYSQMGKYDVALELMSKMESQGLVPDVFTWTSLISGFGQNNRQSQALDLFREMLMVGIKPNGVTITSAISACTSLQALNRGKEVHSVAVKMGLGDNVLVGNSLIDMYSKREELEAARWVFDVIKDKDVYSWNSMIKGYFNAGYGGKAHEIFLTMQESDVRPNVITWNVMISGYMQNGDDDQAMNLFQRMEKDGKVKRNTASWNSLISGYTQNGQMDKALGIFREMQSLHVSLNSVTVLSVLPSCANLIAVNKVKEIHGCVVRRDLESVLSVSNSLIDTYAKSGKIEYSRRLFDRVTSKDIITWNSMIGGYIWHGCHRSALDLYDLMRQFGLKPNRGTFLSILNAYSLAGLVEEGKRVFSTITEEHLIVPALEHYIAMVELYGRAGRLGEAVEFIENMPLEPDFSIWLALLSACRIHKNIALAVLAAERLLEFEVGNHSIYQLLSQTFGLYGKSEHALKLKRLEKDALARKSPGESWIIKGNKVYRFIADCSTPYFEHLHSWLREIEEKVRGFESYDRLCIEEEEKEETGRIHSEKLAIAFALAGKYRAPQTIRIMKNSRMCVDCHKTAKYVTLSYGCEIYLSDSKCLHHFKDGVCSCRDYW; this is translated from the coding sequence ATGGAAAACTTGATAATCCCATGCAAATCGAGGCTTCCTGTGGTggtaccaccaccaccaccaccaccatcaacaCCACAGCCCAAACAAGACACCCCATTAGAATTCACCACTCGGcccttcatttctctctctagaaagaCCCACCCAAGAATGGCCGATGCCCACTTGAACTACCTCTGCCGCAAGGGTCATCTCCGCGAGGCCATCGCCGTTCTTGATTACGTCGGCCAGAACGGGCTCAAGGTAAGGCCTAATACGTACGCGAAATTGGTCGAGTCTTGCATCGCCGAGAATTCTATCCAGTTGGGTCGGAAGGTGCACGCCATGGTGGACTTGGTCGAGGTTTTGCCCCTGTTTGTGGAGACTAAGTTGGTGGGTATGTATGCAAAATGCGGGAGCTTGGACGATGCGCGAAAGGTGTTCGATGGGATGCTTGAGAGAAACTTGTACACGTGGTCCGCGATGATCGGGGCTTACTCGAGAGAGAAGAGGTGGCGAGAAGCAGTTGACATGTTCTACTTGATGGTGGAGGAGGGTGTTATGCCAGATGGTTTTTTGTTCCCTAAGATTTTGCAGGCTTGTGGGAATGCTGGTGACATTAGGACCGGGATGCTCATCCATTCTATAGTGATTAAAAGTGGAATGTGCAGCCATGAGCGTGTCACTAACACAGTTTTAGCTGTCTATGCAAAGTGTGGAGAATTGAACTCGGCCAGGAGGCTTTTTGACAGCATGGAACACAAGGATACAGTGACTTGGAATTCTTTGATATCTGGGTATTGCCAGAAGGGAGAGATGGACGAAGCTTATAGACTGTTCGATGCAATGCAAAAAGAGGGAACTAAACCCGGTTTGGTGACTTGGAATGTCTTGATTGCTGGCTACAGTCAGATGGGGAAATATGACGTTGCCTTGGAACTTATGAGCAAGATGGAGAGTCAGGGCTTGGTTCCTGATGTGTTCACTTGGACTTCTCTAATATCGGGATTCGGTCAGAATAATAGGCAGAGTCAAGCACTAGATCTGTTTAGAGAGATGCTGATGGTGGGCATCAAACCAAATGGTGTCACTATCACGAGTGCCATTTCAGCTTGTACATCATTACAAGCATTGAACAGGGGGAAAGAAGTTCATTCTGTTGCCGTTAAGATGGGTCTGGGGGATAATGTGCTGGTTGGGAACTCACTCATAGACATGTATTCCAAGCGCGAGGAATTGGAAGCTGCTCGATGGGTTTTTGATGTGATCAAGGACAAAGATGTTTACAGTTGGAACTCGATGATTAAAGGATACTTCAATGCTGGTTACGGTGGTAAAGCCCATGAAATTTTCCTCACAATGCAGGAATCGGATGTACGACCTAATGTTATTACATGGAATGTAATGATATCGGGGTATATGCAAAATGGAGATGACGATCAAGCAATGAATCTCTTCCAGAGGATGGAAAAAGATGGTAAGGTAAAGCGCAATACCGCATCCTGGAATTCGCTCATTTCTGGTTACACTCAAAATGGGCAAATGGACAAGGCTTTGGGAATTTTCCGAGAAATGCAATCTCTCCATGTTTCATTAAATTCTGTTACAGTTTTGAGTGTCTTGCCTTCCTGTGCAAACTTGATAGCCGTAAACAAGGTAAAAGAAATTCATGGTTGTGTGGTGCGGAGGGATTTAGAATCTGTTCTCTCTGTTTCAAATTCGCTCATAGATACTTATGCCAAGTCAGGGAAGATTGAATATTCAAGAAGATTATTTGATAGGGTTACATCGAAAGACATCATCACCTGGAACTCAATGATTGGTGGTTACATATGGCATGGCTGTCATAGATCTGCTCTTGATCTGTATGATCTAAtgaggcagtttggattgaaaCCTAATAGAGGTACTTTTCTTAGTATCTTAAATGCATATAGTCTGGCTGGGTTGGTGGAAGAGGGAAAACGGGTATTTTCTACAATTACTGAAGAGCATCTGATTGTGCCTGCATTAGAACATTATATAGCAATGGTGGAGTTGTATGGTCGTGCTGGAAGGCTTGGGGAAGCAGTAGAATTTATTGAGAATATGCCACTAGAACCTGACTTTTCCATCTGGCTTGCTCTGTTATCTGCCTGTAGAATCCATAAGAATATTGCCCTGGCAGTCCTGGCAGCAGAGAggttgcttgaatttgaagtgGGGAATCATTCAATTTACCAGTTGTTATCGCAAACATTTGGTTTATATGGAAAATCTGAGCATGCTCTAAAACTGAAAAGGCTTGAAAAGGATGCTTTAGCAAGAAAATCGCCAGGAGAGAGTTGGATCATCAAGGGAAATAAAGTCTATAGATTTATTGCCGACTGCTCCACACCATATTTTGAGCATCTGCATTCATGGCTACGGGAAATTGAGGAAAAAGTAAGGGGATTTGAATCTTACGACAGGCTATGCATtgaggaagaggagaaagaagaaactgGTCGAATCCACAGTGAGAAATTGGCCATAGCTTTTGCTCTTGCTGGCAAATACCGTGCACCTCAAACCATAAGGATCATGAAAAACTCTAGAATGTGCGTGGATTGTCACAAGACAGCTAAATACGTGACTCTCTCCTATGGCTGTGAGATATATTTGAGCGACTCAAAGTGCCTCCACCATTTCAAAGATGGTGTTTGCTCTTGTCGAGATTATTGGTGA
- the LOC104448982 gene encoding beta-galactosidase 5, producing MGICSVPLLQTSLLLLCLFLGFELTRCSVSYDRKSLNINGQRRILISGSIHYPRSTPDMWEDLIQKAKDGGLDVIETYVFWNGHEPSPGKYNFDERYDLVRFIKTVQKVGLYAHLRIGPYVCAEWNFGGFPVWLKYVPGISFRTDNEPFKAAMQGFTQKIVQMMKDEQLFASQGGPIILSQIENEYGPESKALRAAGHAYINWAAEMAVGLDTGVPWVMCKEDDAPDPVINTCNGFYCDAFSPNRPYKPTMWTEAWSGWFTEFGGTIPERPVEDLAFAVARFIQKGGSFVNYYMYHGGTNFGRTAGGPFITTSYDYDAPIDEYGLIRQPKYGHLKELHQAIKQCEPALLSSDPTVTSLGTYQEAHVFSSGPVCAAFLSNSNSKSAASVTFRSRHYNLPPWSISILPDCKNEVFNTAKVKVPTSQAQMLSSNSLFLSWETYDEDVSSLEEASRITTVGLFEQINVTRDSSDYLWYVTSVDISSSESFLRGGQKPMLSVQSAGHALHVFINGQLSGSAFGTRVNRGFTFNGPVNLRAGTNRIALLSIAVGLPNVGLHFETWKTGILGPVLLDGLGQGKKDLTWQKWSYQVGLKGETMNLNSPNGASAVDWIHESLATQTQQPLTWHKAHFDAPEGDEPLALDLQSMGKGQVWVNGQSIGRYWMTFANGNCNSCDYSGTYRPPKCQSGCGQPTQRWYHVPRSWLKPNGNLLVIFEELGGDVSKISLVKRLASA from the exons ATGGGAATTTGCTCAGTTCCCCTGTTGCAAACTTCGTTGCTGTTGCTCTGCTTGTTCCTGGGTTTTGAGTTGACCCGGTGCAGTGTGAGCTACGATAGGAAGTCACTGAACATCAATGGCCAGAGGAGGATCCTCATCTCTGGCTCCATTCACTACCCCAGAAGCACTCCAGAC ATGTGGGAAGACCTCATACAAAAGGCTAAAGATGGAGGTTTGGATGTCATTGAGACCTATGTCTTTTGGAATGGTCATGAACCTTCTCCTGGCAAA TATAATTTTGATGAGAGATACGACCTTGTGAGGTTCATAAAGACGGTCCAAAAAGTAGGACTCTACGCTCATCTCCGCATTGGACCTTACGTTTGCGCAGAGTGGAATTTCGG GGGATTTCCTGTTTGGCTGAAATATGTACCTGGGATCAGCTTCAGAACTGATAATGAGCCTTTCAAG GCTGCAATGCAAGGATTCACCCAGAAAATTGTACAGATGATGAAAGATGAGCAACTTTTTGCATCGCAAGGTGGTCCTATTATACTCTCTCAG ATTGAAAATGAATATGGTCCTGAAAGCAAAGCACTTAGAGCTGCTGGTCATGCATACATAAATTGGGCTGCAGAAATGGCCGTTGGATTGGATACAGGGGTCCCGTGGGTGATGTGCAAGGAAGATGATGCCCCAGATCCTGTG ATAAATACATGTAATGGGTTTTACTGTGATGCTTTCTCACCCAACAGACCTTACAAGCCAACAATGTGGACTGAAGCCTGGAGTGGCTG GTTTACGGAATTTGGCGGAACAATTCCTGAGCGGCCAGTTGAAGATTTGGCTTTTGCGGTAGCCCGCTTCATTCAAAAGGGTGGCTCCTTCGTTAATTACTATATG TATCATGGTGGAACCAACTTTGGACGTACTGCTGGGGGTCCTTTTATCACAACTAGCTATGACTATGATGCTCCGATAGATGAATATG GTTTGATCCGGCAACCCAAATATGGTCATCTCAAGGAGCTTCATCAAGCCATTAAGCAATGTGAACCTGCTTTACTATCTTCCGATCCTACCGTTACATCATTGGGAACTTATCAGGAG GCTCATGTGTTCTCTTCAGGGCCTGTTTGTGCAGCTTTTCTGTCAAACTCCAACTCAAAATCAGCTGCTAGTGTGACTTTCAGGAGTAGGCACTACAATTTGCCTCCTTGGTCCATTAGCATCCTTCCTGATTGCAAGAACGAAGTATTCAATACAGCCAAG gtGAAAGTTCCTACCTCGCAGGCCCAAATGTTATCAAGtaattctttgtttctttcgtGGGAGACCTATGATGAGGATGTTTCTTCACTTGAAGAGGCCTCAAGAATTACAACTGTTGGACTCTTCGAACAAATAAACGTCACTCGAGATAGCAGTGACTACCTGTGGTATGTGACTAG cGTGGACATTAGTTCATCAGAATCATTTTTACGGGGAGGACAGAAGCCCATGCTCAGTGTACAGTCAGCCGGGCATGCTCTTCATGTCTTCATCAATGGGCAACTTTCTG GATCTGCCTTTGGGACCAGGGTGAACAGGGGTTTCACATTCAATGGACCTGTCAACCTCCGTGCTGGAACAAATAGAATCGCATTACTCAGCATAGCAGTGGGACTACCG AATGTCGGGCTGCACTTTGAAACTTGGAAAACTGGAATCCTAGGTCCAGTTTTACTAGACGGTCTTGGCCAGGGAAAGAAGGATTTGACATGGCAGAAATGGTCCTACCAG GTTGGCCTAAAAGGAGAAACGATGAACTTGAATTCACCAAATGGTGCCTCAGCTGTTGATTGGATCCATGAGTCACTGGCTACCCAAACCCAGCAACCATTGACATGGCATAAG GCTCACTTTGATGCACCTGAAGGTGATGAACCCTTGGCTTTGGATTTGCAAAGTATGGGAAAGGGGCAGGTATGGGTCAATGGACAGAGTATCGGGCGATATTGGATGACTTTTGCAAATGGAAACTGCAATTCGTGCGATTATTCCGGGACTTATCGGCCTCCGAAGTGCCAGTCTGGCTGTGGCCAACCAACACAAAGATG GTATCATGTTCCGAGATCATGGTTAAAGCCAAACGGGAACCTTTTGGTGATTTTTGAGGAACTTGGTGGGGATGTATCAAAAATCTCTCTTGTGAAGAGACTGGCGTCGGCGTAA